From the genome of Ziziphus jujuba cultivar Dongzao chromosome 6, ASM3175591v1, one region includes:
- the LOC107430318 gene encoding uncharacterized protein LOC107430318, which translates to MADTDSYIKHQKLVNSDQNQQNPSKFYYHFLYKAAIVTVFLIILPLFPSQAPEFINQTVFTRSWELLHLLFVGIAISYGLFSRRNDETEKENNSSKFDNAQSYMSRFLQVSSVFDDDTEIQSGSDENKIQTWSSQYYRNEPVVVVAQENSVVDEQRGSSSRISEKPLLLPVRSLKSRVPDTDGGVVSVNETSSNSVPLGRSNSKTVPRRFSINSSRSRNGDFGGLEHQELEDKLKENVVLPSPIPWRSRSGRMEMKEDVDNNSPPLYTPPPSMEESEFNRVESRVSRTHVSRSSRPNSKNSSPKLSPSPSLSSPKKLTPSSSLSSESQAKNAEDSVKKTFYMSSPPPPPPPPPPMFQRSSTLKPSSGYINGVVSSEKEFRRSFTSESMDLNWRSGETFGGRVNSAAESQLRSQFDSLSMGRSVRTIKPGENVSGRGREIVGERGLNGRVERKVLETTTLIGRKRVGFEDQTSFKTEHLNRGSVWNPIYGEFQEQEEEEEEEEEDLAVEALIETEEEMDSEDDDQIGGGFMQNDIGENTKLSPKNEPTPSGSVSDGGPDVDKKADEFIAKFREQIRLQRIESIKRSSAQISKNLSR; encoded by the coding sequence ATGGCAGATACAGACTCGTACATCAAACACCAAAAGCTAGTTAATTCAGATCAAAACCAACAAAACCCAAGTAAGTTTTACTATCATTTTCTCTATAAAGCTGCAATAGTTACAGTTTTCTTGATTATTCTTCCACTTTTTCCATCACAAGCTCCTGAGTTCATAAACCAAACTGTGTTCACAAGAAGCTGGGAGCTTCTACACCTTCTTTTCGTCGGAATAGCCATCTCTTACGGGCTATTTAGTCGTCGAAACGACgaaacagagaaagaaaataatagctCTAAATTTGACAACGCCCAATCATATATGTCTAGATTCCTTCAGGTATCTTCTGTTTTTGATGATGATACCGAAATCCAATCCGGGTCTGATGAAAACAAGATCCAAACATGGAGTAGTCAGTATTATAGGAATGAACCTGTTGTTGTTGTCGCTCAAGAGAACTCTGTTGTTGATGAGCAAAGAGGTAGCAGTTCGAGAATCAGTGAAAAGCCATTGCTTTTGCCTGTTAGGAGCTTGAAATCCCGTGTTCCTGACACCGACGGCGGCGTAGTATCTGTAAATGAAACTAGTTCAAATTCTGTCCCTCTTGGTAGGTCTAATTCGAAAACCGTTCCGAGAAGGTTTTCGATCAATTCGAGTAGGAGTAGAAATGGAGATTTCGGAGGTTTAGAACATCAAGAACTGGAGGATAAGTTGAAGGAAAATGTTGTTCTTCCTTCGCCGATTCCATGGCGATCGAGATCAGGAAGGATGGAAATGAAAGAAGATGTTGATAATAATAGTCCTCCCCTGTATACTCCGCCTCCTTCAATGGAGGAATCTGAATTCAATCGGGTCGAATCTCGGGTTTCCCGGACCCATGTTTCCCGTTCATCTCGACCCAATTCAAAGAATTCTTCCCCAAAGCTATCTCCTTCACCATCACTCTCTTCTCCGAAGAAGTTAACTCCATCTTCTTCCCTTTCGTCGGAGTCTCAAGCGAAAAATGCAGAGGACTCTGTGAAGAAGACCTTTTACATGTCTTCTCCACCTCCTCCACCGCCACCGCCTCCACCAATGTTTCAAAGATCTTCAACTTTGAAACCAAGTTCCGGTTATATTAATGGTGTGGTTTCGTCGGAGAAAGAGTTTCGGCGAAGCTTCACAAGCGAATCAATGGACTTGAATTGGAGGAGTGGAGAAACTTTTGGAGGCAGAGTGAATTCAGCTGCTGAATCCCAGCTTAGAAGCCAGTTTGATAGTTTATCAATGGGAAGATCGGTCAGGACAATCAAACCCGGCGAAAATGTTTCAGGCAGAGGCAGAGAAATAGTAGGAGAGAGAGGACTGAATGGAAGAGTGGAGAGAAAAGTCCTAGAAACAACTACTTTGATAGGAAGAAAAAGGGTAGGATTTGAGGATCAAACATCTTTCAAGACTGAACATCTGAACCGTGGAAGTGTTTGGAACCCGATTTACGGGGAATTTCaggagcaagaggaggaggaggaggaagaagaagaagatcttgCCGTGGAGGCGTTAATCGaaacagaagaagaaatggACAGTGAAGATGATGATCAAATTGGAGGAGGTTTCATGCAGAATGACATTGGAGAAAATACAAAGCTGAGTCCAAAAAATGAGCCAACTCCTTCAGGCAGTGTAAGTGATGGAGGACCTGATGTGGATAAGAAGGCTGATGAATTCATAGCCAAGTTCAGAGAGCAAATTAGGCTTCAAAGGATTGAATCTATTAAAAGATCGAGTGCACAGATTAGCAAAAACTTGTCCAGGTAA
- the LOC107430326 gene encoding homeobox-leucine zipper protein HAT4, whose amino-acid sequence MVEKEDLGLSLSLSFIPKNNNNRSVQLNLMPALVPSSASSSSPSSGFNLHNRPSWNETFPSSDRNSESCRAETRSFLRGIDVNRLPSTVDCEEEAGVSSPNSTVSSVSGKRSEREANGDELDIERACSRGISDEEDGETSRKKLRLSKDQSAILEESFKEHNTLNPKQKLALAKQLGLRPRQVEVWFQNRRARTKLKQTEVDCEFLKRCCENLTEENRRLQKEVQELRALKLSPQFYMQMTPPTTLTMCPSCERVGVPPSSSSAVDGRAPHHMSPTHPRPIPINPWTTATAIPHRPFDAPRSRS is encoded by the exons ATGGTTGAAAAGGAAGATCTGGGTTTGAGTCTTAGCTTGAGTTTTATTCCTAAGAATAACAACAACCGGTCGGTGCAGCTGAATCTCATGCCTGCTTTGGTCCcctcttctgcttcttcttcttctccttcttctggTTTTAACCTTCACAACAGGCCCTCTTGGAACGAGACCTTTCCTTCGTCAG ATCGAAACTCGGAGAGTTGCCGAGCAGAGACACGTTCATTCCTCCGAGGCATCGATGTGAACCGTTTGCCTTCGACGGTGGATTGCGAAGAAGAAGCCGGCGTGTCGTCTCCGAACAGTACCGTCTCAAGCGTTAGCGGGAAACGAAGCGAGAGAGAAGCCAACGGCGACGAGCTTGACATTGAGAGAGCTTGTTCTCGAGGAATCAGTGATGAAGAAGACGGTGAAACCTCGAGAAAGAAGCTCAGGCTTTCTAAGGACCAGTCCGCTATTCTCGAAGAGAGCTTCAAGGAGCATAACACTCTCAACCCA AAGCAGAAACTTGCGTTGGCGAAGCAGCTTGGTCTCCGGCCTAGACAAGTGGAAGTCTGGTTTCAGAACAGAAGGGCAAG gACCAAGTTGAAGCAGACGGAGGTTGATTGTGAGTTCTTGAAGAGGTGTTGTGAGAATCTGACGGAGGAGAATAGGCGGTTGCAGAAAGAAGTTCAGGAACTGAGAGCACTGAAACTTTCCCCACAGTTCTACATGCAAATGACCCCGCCAACGACACTCACCATGTGCCCCTCGTGTGAGCGTGTCGGGGTCCCACCATCTTCATCATCCGCCGTTGATGGTAGGGCCCCACACCATATGAGCCCCACTCATCCACGGCCCATACCCATTAACCCGTGGACCACTGCAACTGCAATTCCTCACAGGCCGTTCGATGCCCCCCGATCTCGTTCTTAA